One Cryptomeria japonica chromosome 9, Sugi_1.0, whole genome shotgun sequence genomic window carries:
- the LOC131071856 gene encoding major allergen Pru ar 1 produces the protein MVAGSFSIEIESPVEAKRLWKATVDTHNLLPKQAPGLISGITLVQGDGGVGTIRHVKFTPANKDFSSVKEKVDLIDEANLAYGYSLVEGGMLGEKVASVSHKIKYTSKPGGGCNTTFTCNYDTLPGVPHNEAKIEEIKVNYTGLFKQAEQYLIANPTLYC, from the exons ATGGTGGCAGGAAGTTTCAGTATTGAGATAGAGTCTCCAGTGGAGGCAAAAAGGCTGTGGAAAGCAACTGTGGACACCCACAACTTATTGCCAAAGCAAGCACCAGGCCTCATATCGGGCATCACACTTGTTCAAGGTGATGGAGGAGTTGGCACCATTCGACACGTTAAGTTCACTCCAG CCAACAAGGATTTTAGCTCTGTGAAAGAGAAAGTGGACTTGATTGATGAGGCCAACTTGGCTTATGGTTACAGCCTTGTGGAAGGAGGAATGTTGGGGGAAAAAGTGGCGTCAGTCAGCCACAAGATTAAATACACCTCTAAACCAGGGGGTGGATGCAATACGACATTTACCTGCAACTATGATACCCTCCCTGGTGTTCCCCATAATGAAGCCAAAATTGAGGAGATCAAGGTCAACTACACTGGTTTGTTCAAGCAGGCGGAGCAATATCTTATTGCCAATCCCACTTTATACTGTTGA